One Acidobacteriota bacterium genomic region harbors:
- the nrdD gene encoding anaerobic ribonucleoside-triphosphate reductase, producing MEPSDFQTETKDLIATEDIGELELLVRRSDEEVAIFDSQRIADALVREAGIDPDLANHISLEVKQFIHKLGFRSLSSSLIRGLVDAKLLELGLEDAHRSHTRLGVPLYDVDRIIHSTARENATQPYGPEGTSLILAEAIKREYAILNVFSEPIANAHAVGDIHIHGIGAIDRPHSLISTVDYLKQFGIALPRGFASSRPARRAEVLVAHLIKFSASLQGFLAGPVIWDSLNFAIAPFLSDLSEAQIKQLAQNLVFEFSAPAVARGGQVIAADLHLDWDAPAYLKQRKAIGAGGQELQKTYGEFNDEAHRFATALLEAFLEGDGSGRAFLTPRLILHINQHFNAIPGYRAVLDIASRIAVERGGLVIAFDREDETAFYRRYGINDEKGLERAANHALRAVQFQTVSLNLPRVGFLAADNHVRVFEELSRVMEIAAQAHLEKRVFLEKLLALGDSGPLAGLTTRASGAPFIKLNWSTHGIAIVGLNELCRTLYDANLDTSTEAMEFALKVLTHLKRETERLSNKHKVKFVLTGQTSEMTASRLARLDWRFFGDAAAKVVCGDLESGAIYYTDGARLISSSHYSILDRIKAEGAFHEFGFLDAATEVWFGEQSPQSEDMARMISQAFYQSNCSGLVFCPEFTVCSNCSHIAKGLLAVCPNCQSEKVAGLAFAGDHYGITSTWDGGRLAELRDRRRVDPAEI from the coding sequence ATGGAGCCAAGCGATTTTCAAACCGAAACCAAAGACCTGATAGCCACCGAAGACATCGGCGAACTCGAACTGCTCGTCCGCCGTTCGGATGAAGAGGTCGCGATTTTTGATTCGCAACGCATCGCCGACGCTCTGGTTCGCGAAGCCGGTATCGACCCTGACCTTGCCAATCACATCAGCCTCGAAGTCAAACAGTTCATTCATAAACTCGGTTTTCGTTCGCTCAGTTCCTCGCTGATTCGCGGTCTGGTTGACGCCAAACTCCTTGAACTCGGACTTGAAGACGCGCACCGTTCGCACACGCGCCTCGGTGTGCCGCTTTATGATGTTGACCGCATCATTCATAGCACCGCCCGCGAAAATGCTACGCAACCATACGGGCCTGAAGGCACCAGTTTGATTCTCGCCGAAGCCATCAAACGCGAATACGCCATTTTAAATGTCTTTTCCGAACCCATCGCTAATGCCCACGCGGTCGGCGATATACATATTCACGGCATCGGCGCGATTGACCGCCCACATTCATTAATCTCAACCGTCGATTATCTGAAACAATTCGGCATCGCTTTGCCGAGAGGGTTTGCGAGTTCGCGCCCGGCACGTCGCGCAGAGGTGTTGGTCGCCCATCTCATCAAATTTTCCGCGTCTTTACAGGGTTTTTTGGCTGGTCCGGTCATCTGGGATTCGTTGAATTTCGCCATCGCGCCGTTTTTATCCGACCTCAGCGAAGCGCAAATCAAACAACTGGCGCAAAATCTGGTGTTTGAATTTTCGGCTCCGGCGGTGGCGCGCGGCGGTCAGGTGATTGCCGCCGATTTACATCTGGATTGGGACGCCCCTGCCTATTTGAAACAGCGCAAAGCCATCGGCGCAGGCGGGCAGGAATTGCAAAAAACTTATGGCGAGTTCAATGACGAGGCGCATCGTTTTGCAACGGCATTGCTTGAAGCCTTTCTCGAAGGCGATGGGTCGGGTCGGGCTTTCCTGACGCCGCGTTTGATTTTGCACATCAACCAGCATTTCAATGCCATTCCGGGCTATCGCGCCGTTTTAGATATTGCCAGTCGTATAGCGGTAGAACGCGGTGGATTGGTGATTGCTTTTGACCGCGAAGATGAAACCGCCTTTTATAGACGCTATGGCATCAATGATGAAAAGGGATTGGAACGCGCCGCCAATCACGCGCTGCGCGCCGTCCAATTTCAAACCGTTTCCCTGAATTTGCCGCGCGTCGGATTTCTTGCTGCCGATAATCACGTTCGGGTGTTTGAAGAACTCAGCCGGGTGATGGAAATCGCTGCACAGGCGCATCTGGAAAAGCGTGTCTTTCTGGAAAAGCTCCTGGCGCTCGGTGACAGCGGGCCACTTGCGGGATTGACGACCAGAGCCAGCGGCGCGCCGTTTATTAAACTCAACTGGTCAACCCACGGCATCGCCATCGTCGGACTCAATGAACTCTGCCGAACGCTTTATGACGCCAATCTCGACACCTCAACCGAAGCAATGGAATTTGCGCTTAAAGTATTGACCCATCTCAAACGCGAAACCGAAAGACTGTCGAATAAACACAAGGTGAAATTCGTGTTGACCGGTCAAACCTCGGAAATGACTGCCAGTCGGTTGGCGCGTTTGGATTGGCGGTTTTTCGGGGATGCGGCGGCAAAAGTGGTTTGCGGCGATCTGGAATCGGGCGCGATTTATTACACCGATGGCGCGCGGTTGATTTCAAGTTCACATTATTCCATCCTCGACCGCATCAAAGCCGAAGGCGCTTTTCACGAATTCGGCTTTCTCGATGCCGCAACCGAAGTCTGGTTTGGTGAGCAATCGCCACAATCCGAAGATATGGCGCGCATGATTTCTCAAGCTTTCTATCAATCCAATTGTTCCGGTCTGGTGTTTTGCCCGGAATTTACCGTCTGTTCAAACTGTTCGCACATTGCCAAAGGCTTACTCGCCGTATGCCCCAATTGCCAGTCCGAAAAAGTCGCGGGACTTGCTTTTGCAGGCGACCACTACGGCATCACTTCGACCTGGGACGGCGGACGACTGGCTGAGTTGAGAGATAGAAGAAGAGTTGACCCGGCGGAAATTTAA
- a CDS encoding metal-binding protein translates to MPSGRTHDKITIFLTLPIAAATYYFTRDWLLTTIVTVGLLFGGLMFGPDLDTQSVHYTRWGPLRFIWWPYKVAFSHRSRFSHGILFGTIIRIIYFLLVVTILVALTLYARDWYNQENTRSVAQVHDAFTRVLEIIKPIKREYLLAAFAGLWIGAASHTASDVLGSFFKSVKKSL, encoded by the coding sequence ATGCCATCAGGTCGAACCCACGATAAAATCACAATTTTTTTAACCTTGCCTATCGCGGCGGCAACCTACTATTTCACCCGCGATTGGCTACTCACAACCATCGTCACCGTCGGGTTATTATTCGGCGGGTTGATGTTCGGACCCGACCTCGATACCCAAAGCGTTCATTACACACGCTGGGGACCGCTAAGATTCATCTGGTGGCCCTATAAAGTTGCCTTTTCGCATCGTTCGAGATTTTCACACGGCATTCTTTTCGGCACTATTATTCGCATCATCTATTTTTTACTGGTGGTGACGATTTTGGTGGCGCTCACGCTTTATGCGCGGGATTGGTACAATCAGGAAAATACCAGAAGTGTGGCTCAGGTTCACGATGCCTTCACTCGCGTCCTTGAAATCATCAAACCGATTAAACGCGAATATCTGCTGGCGGCATTTGCCGGTCTTTGGATTGGCGCGGCGAGTCACACGGCAAGCGATGTGCTCGGCTCATTTTTTAAGAGCGTAAAAAAATCGCTTTAA
- a CDS encoding cupin domain-containing protein, with the protein MSLKFDSKRKATIEEAMAQLPGPQGELSVALFEHGSMLVKIYVPHKTDLQTPHTRDEVYIVAQGRGEYVCEEHRLTFEPGDFLFAAAGEVHRFENFSDDLVVWVLFYGPEGGERNASEPLPMLD; encoded by the coding sequence ATGAGCCTGAAATTTGATAGCAAACGCAAAGCCACCATTGAAGAAGCGATGGCGCAATTGCCTGGACCACAGGGCGAACTATCGGTCGCCTTATTTGAACACGGGAGTATGCTGGTAAAAATTTATGTGCCGCATAAAACCGATTTGCAAACCCCGCATACCCGCGATGAGGTTTACATTGTCGCGCAAGGTCGAGGCGAATATGTGTGTGAAGAGCATCGCTTGACTTTTGAGCCGGGCGATTTTTTATTTGCCGCCGCCGGGGAAGTGCATCGCTTTGAAAATTTTTCCGATGATCTGGTGGTCTGGGTATTGTTTTACGGGCCAGAGGGCGGCGAACGCAACGCCAGTGAACCGTTACCGATGCTCGATTGA
- a CDS encoding D-sedoheptulose 7-phosphate isomerase, translating into MKERIEQYAHESIQTKKKFFDSQTDKLIEAANILIEAIQRGEKILLIGNGGSAADAQHIAAELVNRLTYDRPPIAAIALTTDSSILTSVGNDASFAELFERQVKALGRPGDVLIAISTSGNSPNVIRAVHAAKNIKMKVIAFAGRNGGTLAPLADCALVVEADNTQHIQETHITIGHILCELVQEAVFPNPD; encoded by the coding sequence ATGAAAGAACGCATCGAACAATACGCCCACGAAAGCATTCAAACCAAAAAAAAATTCTTCGATTCGCAGACGGATAAGCTCATTGAGGCAGCGAATATATTGATTGAAGCTATCCAGAGAGGCGAGAAAATTCTGCTGATTGGCAACGGCGGCTCTGCCGCAGACGCCCAACATATCGCGGCGGAGTTGGTCAATCGCTTAACTTATGACCGCCCACCAATCGCTGCGATTGCCTTGACCACCGACTCGTCGATTTTAACTTCGGTTGGCAATGATGCGTCATTTGCCGAACTCTTTGAACGGCAGGTAAAAGCGTTGGGAAGACCGGGCGATGTGTTGATTGCCATTTCAACCAGCGGCAATTCACCCAATGTCATCCGCGCCGTTCACGCGGCAAAAAATATCAAGATGAAAGTGATTGCCTTCGCCGGACGCAATGGCGGAACGCTTGCCCCGCTTGCCGATTGTGCGTTGGTGGTTGAAGCGGATAATACACAACATATTCAAGAAACCCATATCACCATCGGTCACATTCTATGTGAACTCGTGCAGGAAGCCGTTTTTCCCAATCCTGATTGA
- a CDS encoding glycosyltransferase translates to MSSPSRNSGVLRQYRPPNQMEWHPAQVAYHPHAQALGNHKEPDTQAYKIILYSHDTFGLGNIRRTLLLTQELKESYPQSAILIVTGSPMIHAFRIPDGVDYIKLPCLDRIEAERYEPRFLTDCSEEIKKTRKAILKKSILAFAPDLMIVDKRPSGVDGELLETLAALKNKKHKTKLVLGIRDILDAPERTREVLKRNGSFELIDRFYDEVWIYGSKEIFDTAEEYGFPETVKQKTVYCGYLKRPTTHSSRLGGPPRVLVTTGGGGDGSRMIEAYLEGLSMLPRNIAIETTVVFGPQMAKSVRDQLHERFRYLADVNFVDFEADLTKRYADADVIVSMAGYNTVCEMLSFARRAILVPRAEPVMEQLIRARLLASQGYFDLLEPEKLTASDLMQKVLDAFKPATLNPSMLDLDGLPRIRQRVKSLLERDRL, encoded by the coding sequence ATGAGTTCACCAAGCAGGAATTCCGGCGTATTACGACAATATCGACCACCGAATCAGATGGAGTGGCATCCGGCGCAGGTCGCTTATCACCCGCACGCCCAGGCACTCGGTAATCATAAAGAGCCTGATACGCAAGCCTATAAAATCATTCTCTATTCGCATGACACCTTCGGGTTGGGCAACATTCGCAGAACTTTATTGCTCACACAGGAGTTGAAAGAATCCTATCCGCAATCGGCAATTCTGATTGTCACCGGTTCACCAATGATTCACGCTTTTCGCATTCCCGATGGCGTCGATTACATCAAGTTGCCTTGCCTGGATCGCATAGAAGCCGAGCGTTACGAACCGCGTTTTTTAACCGATTGTTCGGAAGAGATAAAAAAAACCCGCAAAGCGATTTTGAAAAAATCCATTCTGGCGTTTGCTCCTGATTTGATGATTGTTGATAAACGCCCGTCCGGTGTGGATGGCGAGTTATTGGAAACGCTTGCGGCCTTAAAAAATAAAAAGCATAAAACCAAACTCGTCCTCGGCATTCGCGATATTCTCGATGCGCCCGAACGCACGCGCGAAGTTCTGAAACGCAATGGCTCGTTTGAATTGATTGACCGATTCTATGATGAAGTCTGGATTTATGGTTCAAAAGAAATTTTTGATACCGCAGAAGAATACGGATTTCCTGAAACCGTCAAACAAAAGACCGTCTATTGCGGTTACTTGAAACGCCCGACAACACATTCATCAAGATTGGGTGGACCACCAAGGGTTTTGGTTACCACAGGCGGCGGCGGCGACGGCAGCCGGATGATTGAAGCGTATCTGGAAGGCTTGTCCATGTTGCCCCGCAACATCGCTATCGAAACCACAGTGGTTTTCGGGCCACAGATGGCAAAATCTGTCCGCGATCAATTGCACGAAAGGTTTCGCTATCTGGCTGATGTCAACTTCGTCGATTTTGAAGCTGACCTGACCAAACGTTATGCCGATGCCGATGTCATCGTTTCGATGGCAGGTTATAACACGGTTTGTGAAATGTTATCTTTTGCGCGGCGCGCCATTCTGGTTCCGCGCGCCGAACCCGTGATGGAACAATTGATTCGGGCGCGTTTGCTTGCCTCACAAGGTTATTTCGATTTGCTCGAACCGGAAAAACTCACCGCCAGTGATTTGATGCAAAAAGTTCTGGATGCTTTTAAGCCTGCAACCCTGAACCCATCCATGCTCGACTTAGATGGATTGCCTCGTATTCGCCAACGTGTGAAATCCCTGCTTGAGAGGGACAGGTTATGA
- a CDS encoding glycosyltransferase, with protein MNTGKLAVVMSGFPRCSETFAIGELLALKNRGLLGAIFSTKAGDGVRQPGVEHLLPLLHPLPDADENSQAASLAKVLKDKNLKGIHGYFAHRPTTVAMKAAKRLCLPYSFSTHARDARKLAPQELNRRVENAACVIACNQDVANQINRINANVYLLPHGVNLDRFTPTTEPESDTFQMLAVGRLVEKKGFDVLIRAVANLKFNFRLRIIGEGAEREKLSALIRQMNLSNRVKLCGALTHNQLPEEFRKASVVIVPSVIDSTGDRDGLPNVILEAMASARAVIASDVSAIRTAIIHQQTGLLVREKDVNHLRETIESLAPNRAIRQSLGNKAREYITANFALQRCSEKFCDLLERIYG; from the coding sequence ATGAATACAGGTAAACTTGCTGTGGTGATGAGCGGCTTTCCCAGATGCTCTGAAACCTTTGCCATTGGCGAATTACTGGCGCTCAAAAACCGGGGTCTATTAGGCGCTATCTTTTCAACCAAGGCGGGCGACGGCGTAAGGCAACCGGGAGTCGAACATTTACTTCCCCTGCTTCATCCGCTTCCTGATGCGGATGAAAATTCGCAAGCCGCAAGTCTGGCGAAAGTTTTGAAAGATAAAAACCTCAAAGGCATTCACGGCTACTTCGCACATCGCCCGACGACGGTGGCGATGAAAGCCGCAAAGCGTCTCTGCCTGCCATACAGTTTCAGCACCCACGCGCGAGATGCGCGAAAACTGGCTCCGCAGGAATTAAACCGTCGCGTAGAAAATGCTGCCTGTGTGATTGCCTGTAATCAGGATGTCGCAAACCAAATCAATCGCATCAATGCAAATGTTTACCTGCTGCCACACGGCGTCAATCTTGACCGCTTCACCCCAACGACGGAACCTGAAAGCGATACCTTTCAAATGTTAGCGGTCGGCAGATTGGTTGAGAAAAAGGGCTTCGATGTATTAATCCGCGCGGTTGCCAATCTCAAATTTAATTTCCGGTTACGCATCATCGGTGAAGGCGCAGAACGAGAAAAACTCTCGGCTTTGATTCGCCAGATGAACCTCAGCAATCGCGTTAAACTTTGCGGCGCGCTCACTCATAACCAACTCCCGGAAGAATTTCGCAAAGCCAGCGTGGTCATCGTCCCATCGGTCATCGATTCAACCGGCGATAGAGATGGATTGCCAAATGTCATTCTCGAAGCGATGGCAAGTGCGCGCGCGGTTATTGCATCCGATGTCAGCGCCATCCGAACCGCCATCATTCACCAACAAACCGGATTGTTGGTACGGGAAAAAGATGTCAATCATTTGCGCGAAACCATTGAATCGCTCGCACCAAATCGCGCCATTCGTCAATCGCTTGGCAATAAAGCCAGAGAATATATAACCGCCAATTTTGCTTTGCAGCGATGTAGTGAAAAATTTTGTGACCTGTTGGAGCGAATTTATGGATAA
- a CDS encoding glycosyltransferase family 4 protein produces MDKHPSNNLTESVTLAYVLKGFPRLSEIFIASEIYRLEQLGIKIKLLVIKPADEPVTHEIIESIQAKPVYLPATTSLSGTFLLIWLARHLGAFLPALLRVFFHHPVKTIYAFCLALAQAIRARKTFWSPPRKVYFKEFLQAAFIADNLLRSNEAVHLHAHFCHGATTVTWLASIITGIQFSFTAHAKDIYCDTLNPAGLLKRKMDAAKFVVTCTDANREYLQPLSSTKVHCIYHGLNADFTRLLQATTENPSKNGRIRLLSVGRLVRKKGFDTLIDACNILNQRGVDFETLIIGQPDEQESELKNRIANYSLSHRIRLVEAMTQKQLFDEYRKATTFCLPCRVLENGDRDGIPNVLVEAMACGLPIITTGISGIPEIVHHGVNGWLIPPDNPEALAEALLHLSFDKPLAQAVALGAQQTVHQRFDGDRFAAHLAGIFKEAIA; encoded by the coding sequence ATGGATAAACATCCATCGAACAATTTAACCGAATCCGTCACCCTTGCTTACGTGTTAAAAGGCTTTCCCAGGCTGTCGGAAATATTTATTGCCAGCGAAATATATCGGTTGGAACAACTGGGCATTAAAATCAAACTTCTGGTTATCAAACCCGCAGACGAACCGGTAACCCATGAAATCATCGAAAGCATTCAGGCAAAACCGGTCTATCTACCGGCAACCACTTCGCTTTCCGGGACTTTTTTATTGATTTGGCTGGCTCGCCACCTTGGCGCATTTCTTCCGGCATTGCTGCGCGTATTTTTTCATCACCCTGTCAAAACCATTTATGCGTTTTGTCTGGCGCTGGCACAGGCAATCAGAGCGCGGAAAACTTTCTGGTCGCCACCGCGAAAAGTTTATTTCAAAGAATTTTTACAGGCGGCATTCATCGCCGATAACCTTTTACGCTCAAACGAAGCCGTACATCTGCACGCCCATTTCTGCCACGGCGCAACGACAGTTACCTGGCTGGCTTCGATAATCACCGGCATTCAATTTTCGTTCACCGCGCATGCGAAAGACATTTATTGCGATACGCTCAACCCTGCGGGTTTACTCAAACGAAAAATGGATGCCGCAAAATTTGTCGTGACCTGCACGGATGCGAATCGTGAATACCTGCAACCACTCAGTTCTACAAAAGTCCATTGCATCTATCACGGATTGAATGCCGATTTCACACGGTTATTACAGGCAACCACAGAAAACCCCAGTAAAAATGGGCGAATTCGCCTGCTTTCAGTCGGTCGTCTGGTGCGTAAAAAAGGCTTTGATACCTTGATCGATGCCTGCAATATTTTGAATCAACGTGGCGTCGATTTTGAAACCTTAATCATCGGACAACCCGATGAGCAGGAAAGTGAACTCAAAAACCGTATCGCGAATTATTCGCTTAGCCATCGGATTCGATTGGTCGAGGCGATGACTCAGAAACAACTATTCGACGAATACCGCAAAGCAACCACCTTTTGTTTGCCCTGTCGAGTTTTGGAAAACGGCGACCGTGATGGAATCCCCAATGTTTTGGTAGAAGCGATGGCTTGCGGGTTGCCCATCATCACAACCGGCATCAGTGGTATACCGGAAATCGTTCACCACGGAGTGAATGGATGGCTCATTCCACCGGACAACCCGGAAGCCCTGGCAGAAGCTTTGTTGCACCTCAGTTTTGATAAACCACTGGCTCAAGCGGTGGCGTTGGGCGCGCAACAAACCGTTCACCAACGATTCGATGGCGACCGTTTTGCCGCCCATCTTGCAGGTATATTCAAGGAGGCTATCGCGTGA
- a CDS encoding alginate lyase family protein — translation MIARLKNPLPERPRPVFCIIENGYQDTAIANQVCRGLFTHAGMTLHLGLPPNWFSELLPEDDEYRIEWSKFYYGLNLANAYEKTGDSKYLDTWKTLIDSWVEQVPVGFDSSDVTARRIQNWIYTWNRFADASRFPGFSYKTAEKIYTSLYHQIDYLKQNLTTERNHRTLELYALFIASLAFPTLDQDSGLLRFAVENLEENIQTDILADGVHREQSTHYHMTVLRSFIGALANGRRLGIEFSSAYKERLVSACEFALHCHRPDGWIPALSDSDTGSYLDLLGLAGQLLNRSDFIYVASKGRKGVAPVSKFASFHKGGYFFQRSGWGEEVEHFDEEKFLVFDCGPLGDGGHGHYDSLNVEIFANRNPLIIDPGRFTYNEGEPNLRHWFKGTKAHNTVCVDGLDQTAYRRGKALKGSVARSQLSARLTAPDFDVLIGTVESRQYEVVHTRRIFFVNREYWLINDQLIGQQPHHYDLRFHLSPDAQNDLRMFTHRNNQILQSSKFQLISAPIYQTEIAQGWYAPEYGVKYPAPVVSISTQGQTEARFFTLIYPYQQNRIPKITVLENGQSSLFRIQISGLGKETNLIDHLVISAEAIVQPQKFHLGNFQLTASAGWLRTTESGEELMLQACQVQEIHNEIKFTEKFNFADKPIRWLTWDMKVGLHIDDGRGL, via the coding sequence GTGATTGCCCGACTTAAAAATCCACTTCCCGAACGCCCGCGTCCGGTTTTCTGCATCATCGAAAATGGCTATCAGGATACAGCGATTGCCAATCAGGTTTGCCGTGGACTGTTCACGCATGCCGGAATGACTTTGCATTTAGGATTACCGCCCAACTGGTTTTCCGAATTGCTTCCCGAAGATGATGAATACCGAATTGAGTGGAGTAAATTTTATTACGGGTTGAACCTTGCGAATGCCTATGAAAAAACCGGCGACTCGAAATATTTAGACACCTGGAAAACCCTGATTGATTCATGGGTCGAGCAGGTTCCGGTGGGATTTGATTCAAGCGATGTGACGGCGCGGCGTATTCAAAACTGGATTTATACCTGGAACCGCTTTGCGGATGCCTCACGATTTCCGGGATTTTCTTATAAAACCGCCGAAAAAATATACACCAGTCTTTATCACCAAATTGATTATCTAAAACAAAACCTGACAACCGAACGCAACCATCGAACCCTTGAACTCTATGCCTTGTTTATCGCGTCGCTGGCATTCCCAACGCTTGATCAGGATAGCGGTCTATTAAGATTCGCTGTTGAAAATCTGGAAGAAAATATTCAAACCGATATTCTCGCCGACGGTGTTCACCGTGAACAGTCCACCCATTACCACATGACGGTGTTGCGAAGTTTTATAGGAGCATTGGCAAATGGTCGCCGCTTGGGTATCGAATTTTCATCCGCCTACAAAGAGCGATTAGTCAGCGCCTGCGAATTTGCCCTGCATTGTCACCGCCCGGATGGATGGATTCCGGCGCTCTCCGATAGCGATACCGGAAGTTATCTGGATTTGCTTGGCTTAGCTGGCCAGTTACTCAACCGTTCGGATTTTATTTATGTTGCGAGCAAGGGGCGGAAAGGCGTTGCGCCGGTTTCAAAATTTGCCAGCTTTCACAAAGGTGGCTATTTCTTTCAACGAAGCGGGTGGGGTGAAGAGGTTGAACATTTTGACGAGGAAAAATTTCTGGTATTCGATTGCGGACCTCTCGGTGATGGGGGTCACGGGCATTATGATTCGCTCAACGTCGAAATTTTTGCGAACCGCAATCCGTTAATCATTGACCCCGGTCGTTTCACTTACAATGAAGGAGAACCCAACCTGCGTCACTGGTTTAAAGGGACAAAAGCACATAATACAGTTTGTGTGGATGGACTCGACCAAACCGCTTATCGTCGCGGTAAAGCATTGAAGGGTTCGGTCGCACGCAGTCAGTTATCCGCAAGACTCACCGCACCCGATTTCGATGTGCTGATTGGCACGGTGGAAAGCAGGCAATATGAAGTTGTTCATACCCGACGAATTTTTTTTGTCAACCGCGAATACTGGTTGATCAACGACCAGCTTATCGGGCAACAACCGCATCATTACGATTTGCGCTTTCATCTATCGCCGGATGCGCAGAATGATTTGCGCATGTTTACTCATCGCAATAATCAAATCCTGCAATCATCAAAATTCCAGCTCATTTCCGCGCCGATTTATCAAACTGAAATCGCCCAGGGTTGGTACGCGCCGGAGTATGGCGTTAAATACCCTGCGCCGGTCGTCAGCATTTCCACACAGGGACAAACGGAGGCGCGTTTCTTTACATTAATTTACCCTTATCAGCAAAACCGGATTCCGAAAATAACCGTGTTGGAAAACGGGCAATCCTCATTATTTCGTATTCAAATTTCCGGTTTGGGGAAAGAAACCAATCTCATAGACCACTTGGTCATCAGCGCCGAGGCAATCGTTCAACCGCAAAAATTTCATCTTGGAAATTTCCAACTCACGGCTTCTGCCGGATGGCTGCGAACCACCGAAAGCGGTGAGGAGTTGATGTTACAAGCCTGTCAGGTTCAGGAAATCCACAACGAAATAAAATTCACGGAAAAATTTAATTTTGCCGATAAGCCAATCCGTTGGCTGACGTGGGATATGAAAGTAGGCTTGCACATTGACGACGGGAGGGGGTTATGA
- a CDS encoding phosphotransferase, whose amino-acid sequence MTNTAKAALIADPAFPHRDFLVCPEKLGKRFSSRFGNSTGVRLEQGECLRVKYRPGVSLRFLHQYQIGERTVYLVGRTYPQRLWKTAGQLSTIQSPSPSQFIDDELNTIFYSYPHDRKIANLDILESPPKTLAKQLDGRWCKSQIIAYAPEKCVTVQCLNETDKAIAYAKLYAKIEECPFAIFNLLTQKIKTSGSPLRIPKVLDYSPLYQLIFLETVRGQRLADLTACEQLTGFALFGEAIARLHALPQPEGLRVFGRLSEKKINHTAHIISQVRPEVSEPVNRIARCLVKQSGKFKEMISVLHGDVHPKNGLMDDGKLTLIDLDQVSLGDASNDIGSFLALLRYRKIIGLLSESQEKSLANAFVDGYQSVKKLPSHQALNWHTAAALFAERAQRAICRYRSEGLFHLEKILAETEAMLRN is encoded by the coding sequence ATGACAAATACCGCGAAAGCGGCTCTGATAGCCGATCCTGCGTTTCCACATAGAGATTTTCTGGTTTGTCCTGAAAAGCTTGGCAAACGGTTTTCATCACGATTCGGAAATTCAACCGGCGTCAGGCTCGAACAGGGTGAATGTTTGCGTGTGAAATATCGTCCGGGAGTCAGTCTCAGATTTTTACATCAATATCAAATCGGTGAGCGAACGGTTTATCTGGTAGGGCGAACCTATCCTCAACGTCTTTGGAAAACCGCCGGTCAACTTTCAACCATACAATCACCATCACCATCACAATTTATTGATGATGAACTCAACACGATTTTTTACAGCTATCCGCATGACCGAAAAATTGCCAATCTGGATATCCTCGAATCGCCGCCAAAAACGCTCGCCAAGCAGTTGGATGGACGCTGGTGTAAAAGTCAAATCATCGCCTATGCTCCCGAAAAATGTGTGACAGTTCAATGTCTAAATGAAACCGATAAAGCCATCGCTTACGCCAAACTCTATGCAAAAATTGAGGAATGCCCGTTTGCGATTTTCAATCTCCTGACACAAAAAATCAAAACTTCCGGTTCGCCTTTACGCATCCCGAAGGTTTTAGATTATTCGCCTCTATACCAGCTCATTTTTCTTGAGACGGTTCGCGGACAAAGACTCGCCGATTTAACCGCTTGCGAGCAGCTAACCGGCTTTGCGCTTTTTGGTGAAGCGATTGCCCGGTTGCATGCGTTACCCCAACCCGAAGGGCTTAGGGTTTTCGGTAGATTATCAGAGAAAAAAATTAACCATACGGCGCACATCATCTCGCAAGTTCGCCCGGAGGTTAGCGAACCGGTGAACCGGATTGCCCGATGTTTAGTTAAACAATCAGGAAAATTCAAAGAGATGATCTCCGTGTTACACGGCGATGTTCACCCCAAAAACGGATTAATGGATGACGGTAAACTGACACTGATTGATTTAGACCAGGTGAGCCTTGGCGATGCGAGTAATGACATTGGCAGTTTTCTCGCCTTGTTGCGCTATCGAAAAATCATCGGATTACTCAGTGAAAGCCAGGAGAAATCCCTGGCTAATGCCTTTGTTGATGGTTATCAATCCGTAAAGAAACTTCCATCTCATCAGGCGCTCAACTGGCACACTGCCGCTGCGCTATTTGCCGAACGCGCGCAACGAGCAATTTGCCGCTACCGAAGTGAAGGCTTATTCCATCTCGAAAAAATATTAGCTGAAACCGAAGCGATGCTCAGGAATTAA